A region from the Benincasa hispida cultivar B227 chromosome 10, ASM972705v1, whole genome shotgun sequence genome encodes:
- the LOC120088973 gene encoding uncharacterized protein LOC120088973 gives MTFKIPIGMMPFNQVYGKAYHLSIEIEHKAYLGVKGCNMNLAQASEERLLELQGLKELRLEAYENSKTYKEKTKLIHDKSLVRKDFWVGQKVLLFNSCLSLMLGKLKSKWLGPSDVINVFPFSVVEIRSLDTGKEFKVNGHHLKVFNEREVNLAHLSLILTSPSYT, from the coding sequence ATGACTTTCAAAATTCCCATTGGGATGATGCCCTTTAACCAAGTCTATGGCAAGGCGTACCACCTATCGATCGAGATTGAACACAAGGCATACTTGGGGGTTAAAGGGTGTAATATGAATTTAGCTCAAGCTAGTGAAGAAAGACTTCTTGAACTTCAAGGGTTAAAAGAGTTGAGACTTGAAGCCTACGAGAATTCTAAAACCTACAAGGAGAAAACAAAACTCATTCATGACAAGAGTCTCGTAAGGAAGGACTTTTGGGTTGGTCAAAAGGTTCTACTTTTCAATTCATGCCTCTCGCTCATGCTAGGTAAGCTTAAATCTAAATGGCTTGGACCATCTGatgttattaatgtttttccCTTTAGTGTAGTAGAGATAAGAAGTTTGGACACAGGAAAGGAATTTAAGGTGAATGGGCACCATCTCAAAGTCTTCAATGAAAGGGAAGTGAACCTTGCTCACTTGAGCTTGATTTTGACTTCACCCTCATACACTTGA